One part of the Bacteroidota bacterium genome encodes these proteins:
- a CDS encoding outer membrane beta-barrel protein, with product MKKLLTILAVIAVFTNFSFAGGDALASAGDKALVFQFNGLANLGAGSFMSSPNVSVGVLDIPQFNAIGVKYYFSDGFAGRAALLLGYNSETEKAGAGGFSDRKESSMGLGLEFGIQSNIIKSGSFVGFIGATAGFAMVSGTLEPTTVSPPPTGVVTKYDASATMFGLGGIAGFEYFIYDRISLAAEYQFGLVLGGGTYEVTRQAQPTTTFDLPSMMSLGFNTVSFKLAAYF from the coding sequence ATGAAAAAGTTACTAACAATTTTAGCTGTTATCGCAGTATTTACTAATTTTAGTTTCGCAGGCGGCGATGCTTTAGCTTCAGCGGGCGATAAAGCATTAGTTTTTCAGTTTAATGGGCTTGCCAATTTGGGTGCAGGATCGTTTATGTCTTCCCCAAATGTATCGGTTGGTGTGTTGGATATTCCTCAATTCAACGCCATTGGTGTAAAATATTATTTTTCAGATGGCTTTGCCGGGCGCGCAGCTTTGTTACTTGGCTACAATTCAGAAACTGAAAAAGCCGGTGCTGGTGGTTTTTCTGACAGGAAAGAGAGTAGCATGGGACTCGGTCTCGAATTCGGTATCCAATCAAATATAATTAAAAGTGGTTCGTTCGTCGGTTTCATTGGAGCGACCGCTGGTTTTGCTATGGTCAGTGGCACTTTAGAGCCAACAACTGTATCACCGCCCCCAACCGGAGTAGTTACAAAATATGATGCAAGTGCAACTATGTTCGGTTTAGGTGGTATTGCCGGTTTCGAATATTTTATTTACGATAGAATTAGTTTAGCAGCCGAGTACCAATTTGGATTAGTATTAGGAGGCGGAACTTATGAAGTTACACGACAAGCTCAACCTACAACGACATTCGATTTACCTTCTATGATGTCTTTGGGTTTCAACACCGTTTCTTTTAAACTTGCCGCATATTTCTAA